DNA sequence from the Cohnella herbarum genome:
CGATCCGGTACGGCAAGGATGGACGATATCTTGGCATCCAACTGACAGCGGACGACCAATTTGTGAATTTCTCCGTGAAGGATAAGGGGAAAGGGATTCCTATCGAGCATCAGGCGCACGTCTTCGAACGCTTTTACCGCGTGGACAGCGGAAGAAAGGGAGAAGGATTGGGGATTGGCCTGGCCATTGTCAAGGACATCGCCTATGCCCACCAAGGCAACGTGGAGTTGAAAAGTACGCCGAACGTGGAAACGGTGTTTCGGATCAAGCTGCCTCGTTAAAAAAAAAATTAGTATCCCCTATTGTGGCTCAGTTTCTTGACAGAGAAACCGAGCCACAACAGGATGTCCTGCCAGCCGGTGACAGCCTTGCCGTTTATGTTAGTATACTGCTACTGCCGCTGTCATTTCACTCCACCAGCTCCGCACCCTCGTCAATGACAAACTCCATGAACCGGCGTAGGATGGTCGAAGCCTCCGCGCGAGTTGCTTTACCGGCAGGATCGTACAGATTGTTATCTTTGCCGTTCACGACACCTGTTTGCAGGATCGCTTTTACCGCTTCCTTTGCCCATAAACTGATTATCGCGTCATCTGCAAAGGTGACAGCCTGCCTATTGACGGGCAGCTTATACCCAGTGGCTTGGGCGTAACTCACCATCATAACCGCCATCTGTTCACGAGTAATCGGGCTGTCCGGATCAAACTTGTTATTGCCGATACCCTGCACGATCCTGTTCTGCACTGCCCATTCGATGTAGGGCATGGCAGCGCTTGTGCTTGAAACATCAGTGAAGCTGCTTTGCTTGTACTTGTACTTGTACTCGTTCATGTCAGCACCGGAGAGCATGCCCAGCGCCATAAGGAAGTCCGCTCGGGCGATGGCCGTATCGGGCGAGAAGGTTGTCGCGCCGGTGCCGGAGATAAGCCCGCGGCTGATAACATAATCAATGTTGTCCTTCGCCCAATGCTTTGCCGTATCCATAAAAGCCGGCGCCGGTGCCAGATAGCCCACTCCATAGGTGGACAGACTGTTCCTGCTAAACATCAGCATGTTGCTGTCATAACTGGAACTGAACAAAAGCTGTGGTTTACCGATCTTGTTTACATACACGACGTAGAGGTTCCCGTTCTTTTCACCGGAAGCCGCCTTGTAGGAGATACCCAGCGTGACCGTGCCCTTGCCGAAGTTCGTAACATACTCGATCTTGTCGTCCTTCTGATAGCTGACGGTGAGATCGTACACCGGTCGGCTACCGATCAGTACCTTGGCCTCATCAGACAGCTTGGCAACAGGATTCGCTCCGAACGCGACGTCTCCCACTGCCTGAGAATGCATTTCCTGAATGGCTGTTTGGTTAAAAGAGAAACTGACAAGCGTGCTGTTTACATCAAAGCGTTTCACACCTTCTTTTTCCAACAAGGCGAGGGTTCCTTCCTCCAGCTTCACGCTGAAGCTTATCCCGTCTGCACCAAACTGGATATTGTAGACAATGCCAATGCCGTCAGCTATGTTTCCTTTGTTCTGAGCTTCCTTTTTCACGGCATCGATCAATGCCTTTACTTGCGGGACCGTAATAGGGACAGAAGCATTGCCGTTCTGATTCACGGCTGCGGTTAGGTTTATGGATGCGAGAGTCGGCTGATTTGGTTTTTTGTCGATCGTGATCGCGGGACTATTCGGCGTAGTTGAGGGTGGACCCCCTCCACTTCCGCCGGTGTCTCCCGTGGAGCCGCCGATATCCCTCCAATTGGCCGTAACGGTCACGTTAGTGGCAGGCATGGTAAAGGTGGTCGTTGCGCTGCTGGTGTCCGCAAAGCTTACGCCGTCTGATGAAGTCCAACCATTGAAGCTGTAACCGCTGCGGTTTCCCGCCTGTATTGAAACTATCGCACCGCTTGTATAATTTCCGCTGCCGCTTGCGCCTGTGCCGCCATTGCTAAGGATCACGGTATAGGCCGGTGCGGGCTCAGTCAGCGTGACGGTCTGCTCGGCGCTCATGAAGCTGCTTGAAGTTGCTTTGACACGAATGTGGTAGATGCCTGCCATTAGGTTCGTAATTTCCGTACCCGTTACATCCGTCCAGCCGCCGGTTGAAGATCTGTACTCCATGGCCGCAGTGACGCCTGTAACAGTGCCTGTCCCTCCGTTGGTGACAGGATCAATGCCAGCTGTCGTCGGAGTGCCGGGTCTTGCTGGAATAACCAGGTTTTGTCCAGCGCTATCAATCGTCGATGTCCCGTTGCCCTTCTTCACGATAGCAATCGTCGTTCCGATGTAGCCTGCAACATCCAGCTTGCCGCTAACTGGAGATACCGGTGTGCCATCGAACGTATAGTTGCCGCCCACTTCGAAGCCTGTCAACTTTTCATTGGCATAATCGATCGCGATATTAGGCGTGGCTTCTACCCCCGGTGTAAATGCCGTGATCGTAAC
Encoded proteins:
- a CDS encoding S-layer homology domain-containing protein, with the protein product MKKIGKRMSSLLLSACMVLPMLPMLPTMAFATGEDFSLPTGQTYYFDLSSEADHIGTVNTAVPDTTLHYVPFTYAGTVNAYSLDSSSSGHSNASETAMASNRNLFAPDYALSYSISWNTLNANGLIFGKTYDTNYKLRSLSVGNSTGTGSPTNNEWDQILDKNSSLIKNWSKLSWGQDTNTINPGVRLSRGGTAVRNAIGAQADHVHAAYGFRPVLEVLNVGALGPDGLQAVALELGDGSVNGENMIYIISAGGHFTAPSGTGLTPPANMTFYKWQQTGDTSKTYNAGDTVTYTNGLGLTAIWKEATPNIAIDYANEKLTGFEVGGNYTFDGAPVSPVSGKLDVAGYIGTTIAIVKKGNGTSTIDSAGQNLVIPARPGTPTAVGVNPTTIGGDGTITGVTAGMEYQLSAGAWTDVTGTEITNLMAGTYHIRVKATATDFKSAEQIVTITAFTPGVEATPNIAIDYANEKLTGFEVGGNYTFDGTPVSPVSGKLDVAGYIGTTIAIVKKGNGTSTIDSAGQNLVIPARPGTPTTAGIDPVTNGGTGTVTGVTAAMEYRSSTGGWTDVTGTEITNLMAGIYHIRVKATSSSFMSAEQTVTLTEPAPAYTVILSNGGTGASGSGNYTSGAIVSIQAGNRSGYSFNGWTSSDGVSFADTSSATTTFTMPATNVTVTANWRDIGGSTGDTGGSGGGPPSTTPNSPAITIDKKPNQPTLASINLTAAVNQNGNASVPITVPQVKALIDAVKKEAQNKGNIADGIGIVYNIQFGADGISFSVKLEEGTLALLEKEGVKRFDVNSTLVSFSFNQTAIQEMHSQAVGDVAFGANPVAKLSDEAKVLIGSRPVYDLTVSYQKDDKIEYVTNFGKGTVTLGISYKAASGEKNGNLYVVYVNKIGKPQLLFSSSYDSNMLMFSRNSLSTYGVGYLAPAPAFMDTAKHWAKDNIDYVISRGLISGTGATTFSPDTAIARADFLMALGMLSGADMNEYKYKYKQSSFTDVSSTSAAMPYIEWAVQNRIVQGIGNNKFDPDSPITREQMAVMMVSYAQATGYKLPVNRQAVTFADDAIISLWAKEAVKAILQTGVVNGKDNNLYDPAGKATRAEASTILRRFMEFVIDEGAELVE